A region of Periophthalmus magnuspinnatus isolate fPerMag1 chromosome 13, fPerMag1.2.pri, whole genome shotgun sequence DNA encodes the following proteins:
- the LOC129456745 gene encoding sodium- and chloride-dependent GABA transporter 3-like, with protein sequence MLKNIFTAKDESPEERGHWASKVEFLLAVAGNVVGLGNVWRFPYLCYKNGGGAFLVPYLVFVATCGVPLFLLETAMGQYTQEGGVTCWRKLCPLAEGI encoded by the exons ATGCTGAAGAATATCTTTACTGCAAAAGACGAGAGCCCAGAGGAGCGGGGACACTGGGCCAGTAAAGTGGAGTTTCTTCTCGCTGTGGCTGGAAATGTAGTCGGCCTCGGGAATGTTTGGAGATTTCCTTATCTTTGCTACAAAAATGGAGGAG GTGCATTTTTGGTGCCTTATTTGGTGTTTGTGGCAACCTGCGGCGTTCCCCTGTTTCTTCTGGAGACTGCAATGGGACAGTACACCCAGGAAGGAGGTGTCACCTGCTGGAGGAAGCTCTGCCCTTTGGCTGAAGGTATCtag